One Primulina huaijiensis isolate GDHJ02 chromosome 5, ASM1229523v2, whole genome shotgun sequence DNA segment encodes these proteins:
- the LOC140976914 gene encoding fe(2+) transport protein 1-like, producing MASRGPPLSKLLLCLVFLFAFDFLIPRVLAVVESCGAEQADECVNKKKALPLKIIAIVSILLTSMIGVCLPLVTRSVPVLSPQRSLFVIVKSFAAGIILATGFMHVLPDSFDMLTSSCLNDNPWHKFPFTGFVAMLSAIATLMVDSLTTSFYSKKQSPGVVLPERAGAAAAGDQEMGAAGGGHSHFHSHGRHHHGSKLEVVGTQLLRYRVIAMVLEVGIIVHSVVIGLSLGASNNTCTIKGLVAALCFHQMFEGMGLGGCILQAEYEFIKKAAMAFFFSITTPFGIALGIALSTTYKDDSPRALITEGLLNACSAGLLIYMALVDLLAADFMGPKLQGNIRLQIKSYAAVLLGAGGMSLMAKWA from the exons ATGGCTTCAAGAGGACCACCACTCTCGAAGCTACTACTCTGCTTAGTCTTCCTCTTCGCTTTCGACTTTTTAATCCCCCGGGTGCTCGCCGTGGTGGAGAGCTGCGGCGCGGAGCAGGCGGATGAATGCGTCAACAAGAAGAAAGCGTTACCCCTCAAGATCATCGCCATCGTTTCCATCCTCCTCACAAGCATGATCGGCGTCTGTCTCCCGCTCGTCACGCGCTCCGTCCCCGTGCTCAGCCCCCAGCGTAGCCTCTTCGTGATCGTCAAATCTTTCGCGGCGGGAATTATTTTAGCCACCGGGTTCATGCACGTGCTGCCGGATTCTTTCGACATGCTCACATCCAGCTGCTTGAACGATAATCCGTGGCATAAGTTCCCGTTCACTGGATTCGTTGCCATGCTCTCTGCTATTGCCACGCTCATGGTGGATTCTTTAACCACGAGTTTTTATTCGAAGAAACAGAGCCCGGGGGTGGTGCTGCCTGAGAGAGCGGGTGCCGCCGCCGCAGGAGATCAGGAGATGGGTGCGGCGGGCGGAGGGCATTCTCACTTCCATAGTCATGGCCGCCACCACCACGGATCCAAGCTGGAAGTGGTGGGCACACAACTACTGCGTTACCGAGTGATTGCCATG GTTTTAGAGGTAGGAATCATAGTCCACTCGGTGGTGATAGGCCTCTCCCTCGGCGCCTCCAACAACACCTGCACGATCAAGGGCCTCGTGGCCGCACTCTGCTTCCACCAAATGTTCGAAGGTATGGGGCTGGGCGGCTGCATCCTCCAGGCGGAGTACGAGTTCATCAAGAAAGCCGCTATGGCGTTCTTCTTCTCCATAACAACCCCGTTCGGAATAGCTCTGGGGATCGCGCTATCCACCACCTACAAAGACGACAGCCCGCGAGCCCTGATCACGGAAGGCTTGCTGAATGCTTGTTCTGCCGGGCTCTTGATTTACATGGCTCTGGTTGATCTCTTGGCAGCGGATTTCATGGGCCCGAAGCTGCAAGGGAATATTAGGCTGCAAATTAAGTCATACGCGGCTGTTCTGTTGGGGGCCGGGGGTATGTCTCTCATGGCCAAATGGGCGTGA
- the LOC140976912 gene encoding uncharacterized protein isoform X1, whose protein sequence is MVASPAEKTSQSEPRIVDVRSVVEAVSAQDSDTPLYEVESLCMRCGDNGITRFLLTLIPHFRKILLSAFECPHCGERNNEVQFAGEIQPKGCQYHLEVPSGDKKMFNRQVVKSETATIKIPELDFEIPTEAQRGSLSTVEGILVRAADELEALQDERKKVDPLTAEAIDEFLKKLRACATGDSHFTFILDDPAGNSFIENPYAPSPDPLLIIKSYERTPEQHAALGYLVDPSQVGEPYAEPTTDGITSIPQIQSEPHGSVGATAGRKAIAQGNSVESVDALFRYSSPEEVMTFPSTCGACATKSECRMFVTNIPYFREVIVMASSCDACGYRNSEVKPGGPISDKGKRITVSVKNVRDLTRDVIKSDTAGVIIPEIELELTSGTLGGLVTTVEGLISKIGESLERVHGFTFGDSADYTKKVKWQEFREKLEKLKSLEEPWTLIIDDALSNSFVAPATDELKDDNQLTLEEYERSLEQNEELGLNDMDTSSADVYVDAK, encoded by the exons ATGGTTGCTTCCCCGGCAGAAAAGACTTCCCAGAGCGAGCCTCGAATAGTGGATGTGCGGTCCGTGGTAGAGGCGGTATCCGCTCAAGATTCCGACACCCCTCTCTACGAGGTTGAGAGCCTATGCATGCGATGCGGAGATAAT GGGATAACAAGGTTTTTGTTAACTCTCATTCCACATTTTAGAAAG ATACTGCTGTCAGCTTTTGAATGCCCCCATTGTGGGGAGAG GAACAATGAAGTGCAATTTGCTGGTGAAATCCAGCCTAAAGGATGTCAATATCATCTGGAAGTACCATCAGGTGACAAAAAG ATGTTCAACCGTCAGGTTGTGAAATCAGAAACTGCCACAATCAAG ATCCCTGAGCTGGACTTTGAGATTCCTACTGAGGCTCAGCGTGGGTCATTGTCAACT GTTGAAGGAATACTGGTCCGGGCTGCAGATGAGTTGGAAGCCCTTCAGGATGAGAGAAAG AAAGTGGATCCACTGACTGCGGAAGCAATAGATGAATTCTTGAAAAAACTGAGGGCTTGTGCCACTGGGGATTCACATTTTACTTTCATTCTTGATGATCCTGCTGGAAACAGCTTCATTGAGAACCC ATATGCTCCTTCACCCGATCCATTGTTGATAATAAAGTCCTACGAGAGAACACCTGAGCAACATGCTGCATTAGGATATCTTGTGGACCCATCACAAGTAGGAGAACCCTATGCTGAACCAACTACAGATGGGATCACCAGTATTCCACAAATCCAAAGTGAACCTCATGGTTCAGTTGGGGCTACAGCTGGTCGTAAAGCAATAGCTCAGGGTAATAGTGTGGAAagtgttgatgctttgtttcgATATTCGTCGCCTGAAGAG GTCATGACTTTTCCATCAACCTGTGGAGCTTGTGCCACCAAATCTGAGTGTCGAATGTTCGTTACAA ATATTCCTTACTTCAGAGAAGTCATCGTCATGGCCTCCTCTTGTGATGCCTGTGGTTACCGTAATTCGGAG GTGAAGCCCGGTGGACCTATTTCTGACAAAGGAAAAAGGATTACAGTTAGTGTGAAGAACGTAAGAGACCTTACCAGGGATGTCATAAAG TCGGACACGGCTGGTGTGATCATTCCAGAGATTGAGTTGGAATTGACAAGTGGCACTTTAGGTGGACTTGTCACAACTGTTGAAGGTTTGATATCAAAGATTGGTGAGA GTCTTGAGAGAGTACATGGTTTCACGTTTGGTGATAGTGCAGATTATACTAAAAAGGTCAAGTGGCAGGAGTTTAGGGAAAAACTTGAAAAG TTGAAAAGTTTGGAAGAACCTTGGACTTTGATTATTGATGATGCTTTGTCAAACTCATTCGTTGCCCCCGCAACCGATGAATTAAAGGACGACAATCAGCTGACAT TGGAGGAATACGAGAGGAGTTTGGAGCAAAATGAGGAACTTGGACTGAATGATATGGATACGTCTTCAGCTGATGTTTATGTTGATGCCAAGTGA
- the LOC140976912 gene encoding uncharacterized protein isoform X2, which yields MKCNLLVKSSLKDVNIIWKYHQMFNRQVVKSETATIKIPELDFEIPTEAQRGSLSTVEGILVRAADELEALQDERKKVDPLTAEAIDEFLKKLRACATGDSHFTFILDDPAGNSFIENPYAPSPDPLLIIKSYERTPEQHAALGYLVDPSQVGEPYAEPTTDGITSIPQIQSEPHGSVGATAGRKAIAQGNSVESVDALFRYSSPEEVMTFPSTCGACATKSECRMFVTNIPYFREVIVMASSCDACGYRNSEVKPGGPISDKGKRITVSVKNVRDLTRDVIKSDTAGVIIPEIELELTSGTLGGLVTTVEGLISKIGESLERVHGFTFGDSADYTKKVKWQEFREKLEKLKSLEEPWTLIIDDALSNSFVAPATDELKDDNQLTLEEYERSLEQNEELGLNDMDTSSADVYVDAK from the exons ATGAAGTGCAATTTGCTGGTGAAATCCAGCCTAAAGGATGTCAATATCATCTGGAAGTACCATCAG ATGTTCAACCGTCAGGTTGTGAAATCAGAAACTGCCACAATCAAG ATCCCTGAGCTGGACTTTGAGATTCCTACTGAGGCTCAGCGTGGGTCATTGTCAACT GTTGAAGGAATACTGGTCCGGGCTGCAGATGAGTTGGAAGCCCTTCAGGATGAGAGAAAG AAAGTGGATCCACTGACTGCGGAAGCAATAGATGAATTCTTGAAAAAACTGAGGGCTTGTGCCACTGGGGATTCACATTTTACTTTCATTCTTGATGATCCTGCTGGAAACAGCTTCATTGAGAACCC ATATGCTCCTTCACCCGATCCATTGTTGATAATAAAGTCCTACGAGAGAACACCTGAGCAACATGCTGCATTAGGATATCTTGTGGACCCATCACAAGTAGGAGAACCCTATGCTGAACCAACTACAGATGGGATCACCAGTATTCCACAAATCCAAAGTGAACCTCATGGTTCAGTTGGGGCTACAGCTGGTCGTAAAGCAATAGCTCAGGGTAATAGTGTGGAAagtgttgatgctttgtttcgATATTCGTCGCCTGAAGAG GTCATGACTTTTCCATCAACCTGTGGAGCTTGTGCCACCAAATCTGAGTGTCGAATGTTCGTTACAA ATATTCCTTACTTCAGAGAAGTCATCGTCATGGCCTCCTCTTGTGATGCCTGTGGTTACCGTAATTCGGAG GTGAAGCCCGGTGGACCTATTTCTGACAAAGGAAAAAGGATTACAGTTAGTGTGAAGAACGTAAGAGACCTTACCAGGGATGTCATAAAG TCGGACACGGCTGGTGTGATCATTCCAGAGATTGAGTTGGAATTGACAAGTGGCACTTTAGGTGGACTTGTCACAACTGTTGAAGGTTTGATATCAAAGATTGGTGAGA GTCTTGAGAGAGTACATGGTTTCACGTTTGGTGATAGTGCAGATTATACTAAAAAGGTCAAGTGGCAGGAGTTTAGGGAAAAACTTGAAAAG TTGAAAAGTTTGGAAGAACCTTGGACTTTGATTATTGATGATGCTTTGTCAAACTCATTCGTTGCCCCCGCAACCGATGAATTAAAGGACGACAATCAGCTGACAT TGGAGGAATACGAGAGGAGTTTGGAGCAAAATGAGGAACTTGGACTGAATGATATGGATACGTCTTCAGCTGATGTTTATGTTGATGCCAAGTGA
- the LOC140976915 gene encoding uncharacterized protein, with protein MPLSATAIGALLGLGTQMYSNALRKLPYMRHPWEHVLGMGIGVVLANQMVKWDAKSQEDLDKLLLKAKEANQRRYFDDDED; from the exons ATGCCTTTAAGCGCGACGGCGATCGGAGCTCTGCTGGGATTGGGAACGCAGATGTACTCGAATGCCCTGAGAAAGCTTCCTTATATGCGCC ATCCGTGGGAGCATGTTTTGGGAATGGGAATAGGGGTGGTGCTCGCTAATCAGATGGTGAAGTGGGACGCCAAGTCTCAGGAAGACCTTGACAAATTGCTTCTCAAAGCTAAGGAAGCCAACCAGCGTCGCTACTTCG ATGATGATGAAGATTAG
- the LOC140976917 gene encoding pentatricopeptide repeat-containing protein At3g51320 — MAKFVSFKNFPFSQATKRFLFHFNSFASSYSSLDLKASHHIKQDYVLSNRIKDKALYFLNSCKSLAHVFQIQAFLITSDLFQDPSFSGRLLKLSTDLCDDFYYTVFIFRCIDCPDTFCVNRIIKHYSCSSYYEETIAFYIEMLKESRFYPNNFTFPPLISACAKMNCLSLGQMCQGQTVKFGVDGVLHVQNSLIHFYACCKITDVAMKTFVEMPIKDLVSWNTIIDGFVKAGEMDEAHKLFDSIPERNEVSWNVMISGYLNIQNPGIAMKLFRNMMKLGFKSNDTTMVNVLTACGRSNRLKEGRSVHGFLLKSFKPSSLNVDSAIIHMYSKCRRVDHAQIIFNRMSSKNLVSWNVMILGHCIHGNPIDGLNLYSEMVDNSRMLNKSTPNSDKNLNLYEKDWIVPDEITFIGVLCACARKGMLNEGRNYFSQMIDVFHAKPNFAHYWCMANLMASVGQVQEAVDLLKDIPTETYQFPESSLWAGLFASCRFQGAVNLGEQVAKDLIEQDPQNFSYYALLVNIYAVSGRWEEVNRAKDMMKKRGIRRMPGCNLKDLKEVVHTTLDHEVNDSGIS; from the coding sequence ATGGCCAAATTTGTTAGTTTCAAAAACTTTCCTTTCTCTCAAGCCACCAAACGGTTCCTGTTTCACTTTAATTCTTTTGCTTCTTCTTATTCTTCTTTAGACCTGAAAGCTTCTCATCATATTAAGCAAGATTATGTTTTGTCTAATCGTATAAAAGATAAAGCTCTTTACTTTCTGAACTCTTGTAAAAGCTTGGCCCATGTTTTCCAAATTCAAGCCTTCTTAATAACTTCAGATCTTTTCCAAGACCCTTCTTTCTCCGGACGCCTTCTGAAGCTCTCCACAGATTTGTGTGATGATTTCTATTATACAGTCTTTATTTTCAGGTGTATTGATTGTCCTGATACATTCTGTGTCAATAGAATCATAAAGCACTATTCTTGCAGCAGTTATTACGAGGAAACTATTGCCTTTTATATTGAAATGCTGAAAGAAAGCAGATTTTATCCTAATAATTTTACTTTTCCACCACTTATTAGTGCTTGCGCTAAAATGAATTGTTTGAGTTTGGGGCAAATGTGCCAAGGACAGACTGTCAAATTCGGGGTGGATGGTGTTTTGCATGTGCAGAATTCTTTAATTCACTTCTATGCTTGTTGTAAGATAACTGATGTTGCTATGAAAACGTTTGTTGAAATGCCCATCAAGGATTTGGTGTCCTGGAACACAATTATTGATGGTTTTGTGAAGGCCGGTGAAATGGACGAGGCACACAAGCTATTTGACTCAATACCTGAGAGGAACGAGGTTTCTTGGAATGTTATGATCAGTGGTTACTTGAACATTCAGAACCCAGGGATCGCAATGAAGTTGTTTAGGAACATGATGAAATTAGGATTTAAGAGTAATGATACCACCATGGTGAATGTGCTTACTGCTTGTGGGAGGTCGAATAGATTAAAGGAAGGAAGGTCAGTTCATGGTTTTCTTCTTAAATCGTTTAAGCCTTCTAGTCTGAATGTAGATTCTGCTATTATTCATATGTATAGTAAATGTAGGAGGGTGGATCATGCTCAGATTATCTTTAATAGAATGTCGAGCAAGAACTTGGTTTCATGGAATGTGATGATTTTGGGGCACTGTATTCACGGTAATCCTATTGACGGGCTTAATTTATATTCAGAAATGGTGGATAATAGTAGGATGCTgaataaatcaactccaaactCTGACAAGAATCTGAATCTATACGAAAAGGATTGGATTGTGCCTGATGAAATTACGTTTATAGGTGTTCTTTGTGCATGTGCACGCAAAGGAATGTTGAACGAGGGGAGAAACTACTTCTCCCAGATGATTGACGTGTTTCATGCGAAGCCGAATTTTGCTCATTACTGGTGCATGGCTAATCTCATGGCCAGTGTTGGTCAAGTGCAAGAGGCAGTGGATCTATTAAAGGACATACCAACTGAAACTTATCAGTTTCCAGAATCCTCATTATGGGCAGGATTGTTTGCATCATGTCGTTTTCAAGGGGCCGTGAACTTGGGGGAACAAGTTGCAAAAGACTTGATCGAACAAGATCCTCAGAACTTCTCCTATTATGCTTTACTTGTAAATATTTATGCTGTTTCAGGTAGATGGGAAGAAGTTAATAGAGCAAAAGATATGATGAAAAAGAGAGGTATTAGGCGAATGCCTGGTTGCAATCTCAAGGATTTGAAGGAAGTAGTTCACACAACTCTAGATCACGAAGTAAATGACAGTGGGATTAGCTGA